The sequence below is a genomic window from Stigmatopora nigra isolate UIUO_SnigA chromosome 4, RoL_Snig_1.1, whole genome shotgun sequence.
ACTGCAAGCATGAGTGGATGCCGATCCACAAGCGCAACTCCATGTAATCGATGTTGTTATTCCTTAAGGAGAAATCAGAGGATAAGATCATGCcctaaaacaagggtgtcagactcgggatGGTTCGCGGGCTCAATttcatatgcaaaaaaattacaattattgatttaaaaagaggaaaatcaggaaatttaatatacatctatactcttacttttaattttatcctaaaacagaaagtcggcacatgatttactttctcgggccgcacaaaatgatgtggtgggccagatttggcccccgggccgccactttcacaccagtGCTCTAAAATATCAAATAGTGAAGACCCAAAAGTCCGCCAAGGAGAAGGAATATCTTAAGCAGTTCAAGGAATATCTTTTCTTTCAAGAACAAGGATCATCATACTGTAAACAGTTCATCTTTCCTAAATGATCAATTTCAAGCTTGTTCAGATTCAAACGAACCgttttataattaaaatttgaaaacagCATCGGTGTGCTACCACCCATTATACGAGACATCCCATTCATTCAAATCTACTGCAGTGTCTTTAGTTGGCAAACAAGACTCACTTGCTGAATTCAAAAAGGAGCTTTTCAAAGATGAGGATGGGTCCAGTTGAGCTGAGAATGATGAGGGGCTGACCCGCCAGCAGACAAAACACAGACCCAGCAAGAGCTGTACCCAAAAAACTTTCCATCACACCCTGTGAAGGATGAGAGAGACAAACGTGGGTAAAATTGCAAGAGGATGAGTCGACGCCTGAGCCTTTATTTCATTGTTAAATGGGAATCCACAGGAGTTAAGTCTTGATATTTATGcggcaaaacaaaaagaatgacTCTCTCACCTGATAGTTGTCTGTGGCGTCGCCCAGCAGGCCGCCAAAGGTGATGGCGTTGGTGATGCATCCCAAATAGATGAAAAGTACAGCAGAGATGGATTGAATGTGGAAACCTTCGTAGAAATCGCTTGGCAGGAATGGCAATTTACGCTTGATATCCAGATACAAGCCACCACAGAAGCTAACACAAAAACAAGGCACACAATTTAATGAGCTAAATTGTGAGATGTGGTTGTCTACTAGCGACAAACTCGTGGAAATTCACAGCACAcggatgattggacgccacacgATCATCTTGGGTAGGCAccttatatctaagtactctgtAATATGTACCTGTGATGTCATTATAGTATTGGTACTCGCACTAATTTGAAGAGAGTCGTTTATTTTGTGTTAAACTAGTACATCTGCTCTCAAATTATGAGGCAGCGCTTTATTGGTCAACATCTTTTCTAGCTCTGAGGAATGCACGCTTCTTTTAGTGGGTTGTAAttgcaaaacaaataaatacggCCCCTCGGGGAagcctaaaaaatacaaaaaggatGACTGAACAGTCATAATGTGTTTGGAAACCCACCGTCCAGTGAATGCCAGTTCCTCTCCCAGTTCATGTTGTGCTGGCATTTCCTCATCCTCAGCCAGTCCTCCGCCTCCACCAGCTGTCCCATTCATTTGCCCCAGTTCGTTTAAAGAGAAAACTGACTTCCTAAAGGAGTCAAAATGAAATACTTTTTCGTAAATCTGTTCAAATTTGTGCACTTCTCAGGGTGAGTCAAAATAAGTCTTACCTTTTGTCGGCAGATGGAATTTTCTTAGGCGGCTCAATACGGATTTTAGGATCCCATTCCCCAGGTGGAAGCACAATCACCTCATCCAAAAACTCATCTATTCCCGCAATGAGGTCTTCTCGGTCTCGGGCTTTGTACGCTACATCGCTAAAGAGCTAAAGTAGGAATacattatttcacttttttatatggTCATTTTCCTAGGgtcaaataatataataaagaatgaattatttgaactttttaggtagcctaggtctacaatgtcttctgtgtctgtgcttacTACTGTCTTGCAACCATACAAATTTCCCacatacgggatgaaataaagttctagtCTAATCTAAAAAGCAAATGTTAACAATATTTTGGAGCTTCAATTCAATCTCACCCGCACAAAACGTGATAATTACATCATAAATGATCATTAATGAACATTGAAAATCATTTGGGTTGGGTCATTAACCTTTAAAGCTATTGAAATCCCTTTTTAAACTATTCAAACTTTaaataaagtcatttaaaatgttatcacTTTAAGGTAGTGATACTACACATTTAAACATTGATATAGAATGAATATCGGTTTCAGATAGTTGACATACTGCAGGTCATATCCATTTTATCATGTATATTGCCATctgtaaaacattatttttctaatatgaactaaaaaaaaatacacaggcTTTTACAAACAACACAACCTTGGCATCCTCTTCAGTTTTTGGTTTTCCAGGAGATCATATCAGATTGAATGTCAGAATAACTTGAAATGACTCACATCATCGACCATCAACGTTGCTATGGCTCGGCCTATCTCATTATACGACTTGGCCTTTCCTTGCGGTCCCAAGAGAATGAACAGAAATCTGTGTGGTGATGAGACAAATATGAGCAACCTGCATTGGGACACATTTGCTACGTGACATCGGCACAATATGAGCCATTTCACCTGGTGGGTACGGGCACCTCCGTCAGACCCCCGAGTGTTGTGGCTTGAGACAGGCGAACAAAGGCAACAAAGGGTTTATTGAGGAAATCCACCTCTCCCACCAGCACATTTGAGGCCTCAGCATCTCTGGGGATTTTCTTCATGAATTTGTTTCTCAACTAAGGAAGGCAGAGGCATAGTGTTGAGACAGTGTTCCATATACGCAAGAGgaatttttgattttgtttcaaCAAAGACACAGATGGCAAGTAAAGTATGCCTGAGTGACAATATTACACCTTTAAAAATGCCTCctcacagtaaaaaaacaacaacaatttagcTGAAATCACTTCAGTCCCATTTTCACCAAGCGGTACACTTATCTCACTTACATGACTTTTGggcattttatttatgtatttttactctGACTTACATTCATCAGCATGGCATGTAATAGAAAGTTGTCAACTGTATACTCATAGGTGATTTGTCCTAATGATGGTTTCTCCAAAAAGACTTTACTGACGCTGTTTGGGCACTTACTCCATCACATTCCAATCTGACCTATCATCCCTCTTCTTGTGCATTGCTACCCACTCCCCACAAGTTCTCCCTTTGGTAAAAATATGAATCTGGACATAGTAATACTACTTACATTCCGTGCTATATACAATATTCAATGATGATGATTAAAACCAACAATTATAGTTATGTATCCAACTTTCCTGATGCAGTAAAGTTGTTTAACAATGGTGCATCTGCGCAGGTGCTTTAACGATTTGCCAGCACAATAGAATTCAATATCACGAGAGCTTTGCCAATAACCCACAGCCTGATTTAGTAGCGCCATGTGAGGACTGAACACGTGTAcaatattcttctttttttaaaagcagatCAATATTGACACAGACCATGCAGCTAACTATTCCGTTTCCATTGTCACGCAGGGGCGGGGCTTAAGGGGGTGATGGGATAGCAGTTACAATTCATGCATTTTCCTCACGAAGGTCCTAAAAAGCCTATTACAGCCAATTTTGGGCAGAAAGGggaggtacaccctgaattggtagtcggccaattgcagggtacatGCCAAACAAAGTTATTCTAAATTATTGCTGGCATGTCAACATCTATTCTTGAGctacttttgaaaaaaaggaTAAGTGGAAGGAGCAAGCGGCACATCCGTGCAAACCTCAATGAGTTTAATAAGACACATTGTGTAAGGCCTGGAAATAAATGTGTTATGAGTGTGCGCACTTCCTCTATCACCGGCTGGCTGTCACCTTCAAACAGTGATGGTACTCAGCCTATGAAGCATCAATTCAACACCACAGTGAACTATTAGAGCTCATCTCAACAATAATTCAAAGCTTcaaaaaaggaaatgaatgttacagtgatacgCTTCCAGGCAGAAAATAGATGTTACGAGACTgtaaaggagaaaaaatgaatttaggCATCACTCATCATGGGGGATAAAAGGATAGTTTCTATGCTTCAaggaactgaaaaaaagaagagcttGTTTTAGTTCTGTTTGTTAATCTCCTTTATGTCTCGGAAATAGTCTTTGGGGTTGTTGatcaataattttataaaaatagGATATTCATATTTTGGCCTATAATTCTATATTTGCTGTTATTACAGTCTGCCAATTGTTTTTGATTCAAGGACCTTACATAGATTTCATATGTATATTATGTCATTAAAGTCAACATGCTTTTGTGGTGAAGATTGATTTCAGTagcaaaaacatttacaaattaCAAATATACTGATGTTGAAGATTTACCTGATCTGAGCTGGGAGTATCTGCAATGTCATTCATACTTCGACTTTGAGCATGACCTGCTGggcgacaaaaaaaatctcaagtaaTTCTTGAACTGCCAGCTATGTACAAATATCAGCAATCTACTGGATGGGCATTCGCATaacctaaaacaaaacatttatctAACTacaattttctcatttaaagCTTAGCATAAAACACTTTGCCCATGCTAGATATGCGGGACTTCACTGCATAGTATACTTTCAAATATCTATCTAGTACAGGGTTCgccaactccagtcctcaagggctatccagtctgttttccatatcttccCCTGAATCAAATTATCAACTCAACAGCAAGCATTCCAGAAGCCTTGATAACGATGCTGATTATTTCTTTAGGTGTATTCGAGAAGGGAGATGAAGGAAATGGTTCGATGGTGCCCTTGAGGAGCGGAGTTGGTGACTCCTGATCGAGTAGATCATTCAGAGTGAAGTAACAAGTCGATATTCGACACTCACGCAAGCGGCCGTAGTTCCCGGACTGCTGTTTAACTCGGAGGTCCTCCGTGGATCGATTATAATTGGCCGCCGGCACTGGACCAGGTGCGCCTTTGGGCCCTGCTGGACGAGCTGATAGGCAAGAGacatgtataaaaacaaagatactGTCTAATAGCTTCCACCTTGGATGCTATATATAGAAAACTGACGGCACCTCATCACACATTAAGACATTCACTGTGGGTACCTTGGTTTTCACAAACGGAGAAAGGTTGGAATGATAATCAGGTGTCAACATATTCACATTGAAACAAACCCAGCAGAGGGAGAAGAAATAGGAAGGCTTGTTTTGCCTGTAATGGCTTGGTTTATTATGGGAGGTGGAGTAATGAAgcaatttcaattcaattctcgGGTAACAAGGTTTTTAATGTGAGCATTACTGCAGTACTCACAGGTGGTGGAGGAACTTGACTTTCCCATGTCTGCTATGGAACGATGGATTGGCTTCTTGGTCTGGTGTCGATGTTTTCTTAGCAGAACAAAACTGATTTTGTCTCTCAGCTCAGGCAAAATCATGCCTTCGTCTATCTGTCTTTCAATGATGTCGTCTATAAAAACAGAGATGCTCTGAATATTAAGCAGACAGGAATACATAAACACAAATAGATTTTCATATTAACACGTACACTAAAGTCATACACTTGAGAATGCAAATCTCACATCTATCTATCCAGACTGTGTTAGGCTACTTTCCACAATGTGGCTGATTGGTATTTCTTTATTGTCTGTAATACTAGATAGAGATTGCCATTTAGCAAAACACTTTTACACTCGTAAATTGGTGTGAAATGTCCCTTTAATCACTCTGTTTGAAATATTTGCTGTGTGATGTCAGCATACCCACTAGAACCCATTGAACATGTCTCATAAATTCTACTGCTGTAGCTTCATTCTTCGGGTTAATTCAACTTTTTAAGCAAATTACGCCAAACCAATTCCAATCAGTCAATTAGCGACAGGTGCTGCttctttcaccaaaaaaaaaaatcattggttaaactgtctgttgaaacaaaaaaactgcactttCTTGACCCTTTGTGGACTTGGTCAGACATTTTAAGCTATGACTATGTGCACCCAACAGGTTGAATCCCAATCTACTTCCATCTGAATCATGAATAGCTCACCAACAATTTGAGGCAAAGAATAACCATCCAGGTCCAGAAGAATGGTTCCAGTCTGAAGACATGTCCTAAGTTCAAACAGACTATGCAAGGACAGCGTGGACACGTGTGGTTTGCTCCATCTTTCGCCTCCTTCCTCAACTTTCTCCTCAAACTTCACCCATCTAAACagcaaaaaacaagagaaatatacatgaaaaaatataaaagcctCTCATGTTAACAGAATTTTGTATTTCCAATGGTCAAACATGCTTGCATCCGATTGCAGACAGCCACACAGTAAGTATGCAGTGTTTCGATGATTCACCTTGCAGACTCCTTCCACTCCAACTCGTCCCCTTCTCGCTGTAGAGTGTCCATTTCGGTGAAGAGTGTCGGCGTCGGCATGTCATCATCTTCACTCAGGATGTAGCGAAGCCTCTCGGCTGCCGGAGACACTTGATGGAAATGAGAGAAAAACTAGTAGAACCATCATTGATATCTTTCTGCATACTCCAGCTTTCATCCATTTCCACATAACTACATCCAACACTAACTATTAGGCTTATGAGTGTAGACACTACAAGTGTGACATGTAAAATACACATCAAACTGTTCAGTATTTCATGGTAGAATCATGTCAATTCatggtaggaaaaaaaatactattctgCTAATAGTTTGACATGATGATCCATTTTTATTCAGTCATAATTGTGGTGACATCACTGAGTTCCTTTTCCTATTCACCCATCTAGATAGCAGCTTGCCTAAAATTTGGGCTGTCTAGGATGTGCTTtagctgacctttgacccagaAGTGGTAAATATTGGATGGTCTGATGTGTTGCCTGTGTTGAATCTCTTCCCCAAATGGCAATGACAACAAAACTAAAGCACATGCGCACAAAGTCATAACTACATCAGCATTATGGATATTCAATCATGTGACCTCTGAATGTGCAATACAATCCAGTCAATGTTCTATCCTATACGTAAGGCATAATATATAAGCATACCACTAGTGCTATAGGGTAAGAAGCTATATAAAGACATATAGGCAGATGTAAACGCAATACACGTGTTGTCATCAGCTATCAATAATATTGATGCTTGCTTGACAGCAACCTAAGGCTGattccattcatgttttttttcctgtattgatAAATATGTTCCTAATACATAGATATattaaaatacagaatataGACAGCCAACTATAATAGAGCACTTGGAAATATGTAGACTAGTAACTTACTTGTGCGGTTTATGTCTTGGAGACTCTGTTCCCGCGAATCCATGAGTCCTTCCTCCATGTCTATGTCTCTATACTGGTTATACTGGTCAGGCTCATGGTGTCTGTGACGGCTGTAGCGTCTTTCTCTGTCCGTGTTGCTGTCGTGACTTGAACGCCTTCGTCTGCGCTTACGCCGATATCCTCGAGGAACTGGGACGCCAATGTAGATGGACTGATGatctaatgggaaaaaatgaaatgtggcGGATTATATCCATtattgtttgttcatttatttttcaaaaaggtCCATTGAAATTTCAGATTTTTCTTGATGGCTTACCTTCTTGTTCATCATAGCGTAGGTGCGAGACTCCTGACCCTCTGTCTCCATGCTGCATCCTTTTAATGTAGGTAAGAGTGAGTTAGTAATCATAAAGCTCACATAGGTTTTAAAGTCAGTTGTTCGTTTATGTTTTAGAAAATTTGAAATGGTTTTATAAGTAGGCAAATGCAGtctttttgttgtatttgtgaCTGAGGCTGCTTCACATTAAATTGCATGTAGAGAATATTTTCCAACAAAGgttttatgataaaaaatacttttttagtaCATAGTCGAATAAAGTTAATCTAAGTGATATCCTGAATCGATAACAAAATGGTTTGTGTTCTTCCTTTTGAGGTCTTATTATTGAATATACTGTGTTTATGCCATTAAACATGTAAATACATAGGTTAATGTGTTGTAAgtgttttctttgtgtgtttgttctATTGAATGAGAGTCAAACAAGAGCAACAGTGGTAGGGGATCTTGTACACTGACCTGCCTGTTGGCTTAGGCAGTAAATCAATggggaaataattaaaaagccaGGCATAGTCAATGGAAATTTACATGATTGGAACTAACGTGAGTAACCAGAAAAGTAAAAGGCCAACATGTTTCTACTAGGCAGAGCTTAACTACAATGACAAATAGATATGCATCTTATTTACGGTTTACCACAAGCACATTTAGAGCATTAATGATTTTGTGGAACATGTTAATtacccaatttttttaaaacaataacaacataaaaatgtaaattaatgaGTGTATAGACACATTTCTGGTCATTtgcatgaattattttttaaatcattaaagaCAACAtcactggaataggctccagcaccacctgcgacccttgtaaggataagtgctttaagtaaatgaatgaatgacagtgCCCTTTATATTGTGAACCTACCAGAGGGAATTGACGTGCAAAAAAAGATATGATGTGGTGTAATTTTGGCCTGGCATGGCCTGGGTTGAGTTACATTTTGCCAATGTTTACACTGGTGGCTCCCTGCCTCAATAATTAGTGCTGTCACATCAGTGTCCTTCACACTCAGTAGGCAGAGTGGATCAATGCCATCATCCTGTCAACACTAAACGTGAGCCTCAGTCAAGCTCGCATGTGCATGGGATAGGGTTTTCGTGTGCTAGGATGGCATTCACTAtggcaggggttgggaacctttttgacagggagagccatcaaaaaaaaaaaaaacatttttactaatgttatttcttaagagcccttctcagaattgaaaagtaaaaatgcacgaaaatgtgtcaattttttgtcatttgaccttttttaaagtataaaaagtccctgaattcttttgagaacgttgttatgctgttgctaataaatcagtGTCAATGATATCATGGATGGGGAAAAGTAATCAAACACAAATTTATGCTTAATGCTGTTTAGAGAAGGTTTTCTATTAAATACCTTCAGGCTGGAAGTTGTGAAGTCAAGATTTGACAGAAAATTGTCAACTTTAAAGGaatatgtaaatacatttgcaaTAAGGGGAACTATTTACAGGAGATGTCAATTTTGTGTTATATTGGAAGGTCATTAGTTTGTCAGATTGGAAGGTTAATTAATGGGGTGAAAACTCCTGGGGAAAGCATGTCAGACCAGCTGAAAATGATGCCGCTCATTAGAGAAGAGCTCAAATCTTCAAGATGGTTGACTATTTATTGACTTAATCTCTCAAAAGGAGAATaagacacttttttaaaaacattttttcctcatttttcacAAATACCAGCTATTTTATCCATGTATTGCCACGGAATTTAAGGCTTTTTACAATTGTGGACTTAAATGACTTAAAGGTTCCTAAACTTTACCAGGAAATTTCAGTTTTAGatatatagaaaatatgtataattAGATATTTTAGGTGACATATATATTGTTCTATATCTGTAATATGTGTGACTAGTTTATTAAATAATAGTGTACAATTAATTAAAATGCCTGTTGTTATTTagtttaataaaaaagaaaatacaccaACAAAAACAGCAGCATGACATAATAACATAGAAAATTAGAGTATtgtatacattcaaaaatagAGAACAAATGGGCACAAATTGCAGAAAGAAATCTAATggataaaaataacaactaacAATATGGAACCCATTTTTTGTTCTTAGTTTTATGTGAATCAgttgtttttaactcattttgggGGGCCGGATACAAAACTGATCTGTTTTTCTGGATAACATCAAGTTTTCAAACTGAAGCATCACAATAGTAAAATAACTATAAATatgtaaacatgaataaaagaataagtatAATATTAAATTCCTACCTGTTTTCGTTTGTCAAGCCAGATGAAGCAAAAGTGAAGAGGAAATGACCTTTACAGCTTGTTTGCTCACATCAGTAAAAACATACTAGTGGAATACCTGCAAATTTATGAATAAGATcaacaaaacaaagaggaaaaaactcCATTCTGCTTGCTTCCTATCATTTTGGTTGTCAAACTGTCTCTCCTTtcctctctgtgtctgtctgtttgtcttatGTTGATTCAATAACGGGTAAAGTAGGACTGGCAAAGACCCCCAGGCAGGAAGTTATGTCAAAACATGCTGTACACTTGACATCAGCTCGTCATAGGAAATCTCTCAATGTATGCCACCAGCAGGTCAATATACACTTATGTCA
It includes:
- the LOC144195113 gene encoding electrogenic sodium bicarbonate cotransporter 4-like, whose translation is MQHGDRGSGVSHLRYDEQEDHQSIYIGVPVPRGYRRKRRRRRSSHDSNTDRERRYSRHRHHEPDQYNQYRDIDMEEGLMDSREQSLQDINRTMSPAAERLRYILSEDDDMPTPTLFTEMDTLQREGDELEWKESARWVKFEEKVEEGGERWSKPHVSTLSLHSLFELRTCLQTGTILLDLDGYSLPQIVDDIIERQIDEGMILPELRDKISFVLLRKHRHQTKKPIHRSIADMGKSSSSTTSRPAGPKGAPGPVPAANYNRSTEDLRVKQQSGNYGRLRHAQSRSMNDIADTPSSDQLRNKFMKKIPRDAEASNVLVGEVDFLNKPFVAFVRLSQATTLGGLTEVPVPTRFLFILLGPQGKAKSYNEIGRAIATLMVDDLFSDVAYKARDREDLIAGIDEFLDEVIVLPPGEWDPKIRIEPPKKIPSADKRKSVFSLNELGQMNGTAGGGGGLAEDEEMPAQHELGEELAFTGRFCGGLYLDIKRKLPFLPSDFYEGFHIQSISAVLFIYLGCITNAITFGGLLGDATDNYQGVMESFLGTALAGSVFCLLAGQPLIILSSTGPILIFEKLLFEFSKNNNIDYMELRLWIGIHSCLQCFLLVATDASYIIKYMTRFTEEGFSSLISFIFISDAIKKMVGSFKYYPINTNFKPDYVTAYKCECLAPDPVPMPDNSSSVSGLNVTALDWSQLSKKECVKYGGSLVGNSCKYVPDLALMSFILFFGTYSMTVTLKKFKFSRYFPTKLRKLISDFSIFMSIMTFVGLDMLIGLKTPKLIVPTEFKPTRPDRGWIVLPFGKNPWWVYLGSFVPALLVTILIFMDQQISAVIVNRKENKLKKGCGYHLDLFWVGVLMATCSFLGLPWYVAATVISIAHIDSLKMESESSAPGEQPQFLGVREQRVTGILVFVLTGVSIFLAPILKFIPMPVLYGVFLYMGVASLSGIQFWDRIKLYMMPSKHQPDLSYLRHVPLRRVHLFTLVQIICLAVLWTLKSTFLAIIFPVMILGLMVIRKILDMVFSQHDLAWLDDLLPEKEKKKKDDDKKGGKDKKKSKLEASADEEKYSPYSNHSPSSDSDLDRSITLHLKISCPSSPAMPMGRGMTCPVPQVKIEMESEDDDDDDDDSDTDHRRPRDVSSETTL